One segment of Nostoc piscinale CENA21 DNA contains the following:
- a CDS encoding MotA/TolQ/ExbB proton channel family protein, whose protein sequence is MDILELFQKGGPAMWPLAVLSILALSVILERLWFWLRILNQEKEIVNRVLDAAQEDWDIAADIAKRATDQPIGRFLYAPLRLLKVDLETFRLALEATAEDELAGMRRGEKLLEAVIALSPLLGLLGTVLGLIHSLRSIRIGDLGTESTAGVTTGIGESLISTAAGLIVAIISLVFYRLFQSFLVNQVKIFRKAGNELELLYRQSPPEFSNNTAIVHEASRETVTPPRKKAKNLFPQPPEEPNVTDSLDPEQ, encoded by the coding sequence GTGGATATTTTAGAACTGTTTCAAAAGGGTGGGCCAGCGATGTGGCCTTTGGCAGTTTTGTCAATTCTGGCTCTGAGCGTAATTTTAGAGCGTTTGTGGTTTTGGTTGCGGATTTTAAATCAAGAAAAGGAAATAGTTAACCGTGTACTAGATGCAGCCCAAGAAGATTGGGATATAGCCGCAGATATCGCCAAACGAGCCACAGACCAGCCAATTGGGCGATTTCTCTATGCACCTTTACGCTTGTTAAAAGTAGATTTGGAAACTTTTCGTTTAGCACTAGAAGCCACAGCAGAAGACGAATTAGCTGGGATGCGTCGTGGTGAAAAACTCTTAGAAGCGGTGATTGCACTTTCCCCACTGTTGGGACTATTGGGTACAGTGTTGGGTTTGATTCACTCTTTGCGCTCAATTCGCATTGGCGATTTAGGCACTGAATCAACTGCTGGGGTAACTACTGGGATTGGGGAATCTTTGATTAGTACTGCCGCAGGGTTAATCGTTGCAATTATTAGCTTGGTATTTTATCGCCTATTCCAAAGTTTTTTAGTGAACCAAGTCAAAATTTTTCGCAAGGCGGGGAATGAATTGGAATTGCTTTATCGTCAATCTCCACCGGAATTTAGTAACAATACAGCAATTGTGCATGAAGCTTCTCGTGAAACTGTCACTCCACCCCGCAAAAAAGCTAAAAATCTATTTCCGCAACCTCCAGAAGAACCGAATGTGACTGATTCATTAGATCCTGAACAGTAG
- a CDS encoding PrsW family glutamic-type intramembrane protease: MTNLAVILWAAIPPLLLLGYYYYRVAFAPALLRLLWFFLAGAISGGAALGLQWLAELGFNSIVNWQQIQRSLFGAALRQLIEIGPIEEGCKFIAVLLPIIYLQRRYRFRSSSILLFTIAVALGFTAEENWIYLYHGTASILDRSIGTPVHAMFSAPWGYALGIYFASNLKLHRQQKLILSALINSVICHALVNVLSIAWRYAAPINFLSYSLFPFLLWMFWRLEQLLRRVQRQSPIILISRSWHRCLVLFALMLGGNAIFGLFLLARILEPLRWKQFFYPEILRFILSRVSWNLFLAILALLIYLYLRHS; the protein is encoded by the coding sequence GTGACTAATTTAGCTGTAATCCTGTGGGCGGCAATTCCCCCACTGTTACTTTTAGGTTATTACTATTACCGTGTCGCCTTTGCTCCGGCTTTACTGCGTTTGCTGTGGTTTTTTCTGGCCGGAGCAATTTCTGGTGGTGCAGCCCTGGGTTTACAATGGTTAGCGGAACTGGGATTTAACTCGATTGTAAATTGGCAACAAATTCAGCGATCGCTTTTTGGTGCAGCCTTACGTCAACTCATAGAAATCGGCCCAATTGAAGAAGGTTGCAAGTTCATCGCCGTTCTTCTCCCCATCATCTATCTGCAACGCAGGTATCGATTCCGCAGCAGTAGCATTTTGCTATTTACGATTGCTGTAGCTTTAGGTTTTACCGCCGAAGAAAACTGGATTTACCTTTACCACGGTACCGCATCAATTCTTGACCGGAGTATTGGTACACCAGTTCATGCAATGTTTTCTGCACCTTGGGGTTATGCTTTAGGAATTTATTTTGCCTCGAATCTTAAATTACATCGCCAACAAAAGTTAATTTTGTCAGCTTTGATCAATTCTGTGATTTGTCATGCACTGGTAAATGTTTTATCTATTGCTTGGCGTTACGCTGCACCAATTAACTTTCTCAGTTATAGTTTATTTCCCTTTTTATTGTGGATGTTTTGGCGATTAGAACAATTATTAAGAAGAGTACAAAGACAATCACCCATCATCTTAATTTCTCGCTCATGGCACAGATGTTTAGTGTTATTTGCACTGATGCTGGGAGGAAATGCTATTTTTGGATTGTTTTTGTTAGCAAGAATTCTTGAGCCTTTACGTTGGAAACAGTTTTTTTATCCAGAAATTTTGCGTTTTATTCTGAGTCGGGTTTCTTGGAATTTATTTTTGGCAATTTTGGCATTGTTGATTTATCTGTATTTACGTCATTCGTGA
- a CDS encoding ABC transporter substrate-binding protein, producing the protein MKVAQIIGKLGIWWQQKLRLGIKPTLLCLFVITVCLTFVSSGCSLGQNQSLKPLRVGITSWAGFDIVRYAQPSGIFKQRGLEVELVRFDNQQDSSRAVLRGGLDAAFVSFWDVMQVDPGNDKPMVLMTTNISAGADGIVALPEIKSVEDLRGKKVGAKLGTVNHLILLEALKAHKIKPSEVQIRDFSNDVAAEKIRTSEIDAAVLWEPMLGETAKSIKGNVIHTTKQVDSLVIDILMSSESTVKMKKAELKQFILAWFDVMHAVETQPTKVFNTVGEKLGQSGKSFASDYAGLKKGDITLNRRMFAADGRLNSAKEEIVQLLQADPRHGRVIRQDVDINTGLVNEAMTGWKL; encoded by the coding sequence ATGAAAGTTGCTCAGATTATTGGCAAATTGGGTATCTGGTGGCAGCAAAAGCTGAGGTTAGGTATCAAGCCTACCTTGTTGTGTTTGTTTGTAATCACTGTTTGCCTTACCTTTGTGAGCAGTGGCTGTAGTCTTGGACAAAACCAATCCCTCAAACCGCTTCGAGTTGGAATTACAAGCTGGGCGGGTTTTGACATTGTACGCTATGCCCAACCCTCTGGAATCTTCAAACAGCGAGGGCTAGAAGTTGAGTTAGTACGATTTGATAACCAGCAAGATTCTAGTCGGGCTGTACTCCGAGGCGGATTAGATGCAGCATTTGTGTCTTTCTGGGATGTGATGCAAGTTGACCCCGGCAACGATAAGCCTATGGTATTAATGACAACCAATATCTCTGCGGGAGCCGACGGAATTGTTGCCCTTCCAGAAATTAAATCCGTTGAAGATTTGCGCGGTAAAAAGGTCGGGGCAAAGCTAGGAACTGTCAACCATTTAATTTTGCTGGAAGCCTTGAAAGCGCATAAAATCAAACCTTCTGAAGTTCAGATTCGAGATTTCTCCAATGATGTAGCAGCCGAGAAAATCAGAACAAGTGAAATTGATGCTGCTGTGCTGTGGGAACCGATGCTAGGAGAAACTGCCAAGAGTATCAAGGGAAATGTGATTCACACGACAAAGCAAGTTGACAGTCTGGTGATTGATATTTTGATGTCCAGTGAAAGTACAGTCAAAATGAAAAAAGCAGAACTCAAGCAATTTATACTTGCATGGTTTGACGTGATGCACGCTGTTGAAACGCAGCCAACAAAAGTGTTTAACACTGTAGGAGAAAAACTAGGGCAAAGTGGTAAGTCTTTTGCCAGTGATTATGCTGGGTTAAAAAAAGGGGATATTACTTTAAACAGACGGATGTTTGCCGCCGATGGTCGTCTCAATTCGGCAAAGGAAGAAATTGTGCAACTGCTGCAAGCAGATCCGCGTCATGGTCGAGTGATTCGGCAAGATGTAGACATTAATACCGGACTTGTCAATGAAGCCATGACAGGATGGAAGTTATGA
- a CDS encoding sensor histidine kinase yields the protein MSQPSKNHLSQQLLMGFGISLATVGLTTLGLNYFLIQSKLEQELEQRGQSITQGVGFSTEGLIELGNTSIIKRVVQNYATLPTVIEVAIVSPNGQTIARSGTELQNPPYASIHPELADVLKQSSETGLEGSFRITIDGKPALVEILPFSSTLFGQANRRGLAIAILDVQELQQQAWQTLSTSTIILLIGMSAILVLMTIMIQRFVLHPLQRLNKAVTDSHSIDHFVMPSGLPNNEIQFLAQTIQQAATRVEAYQQLEQEVAQRKQAQAALLESEAQLRQQAQDLEKAIQDLQQAQMRIIQSEKMSALGNLVAGVAHEINNPVCFIHGNLTHVNRYIQDLLQLIDLYQQQYPHSAEIIQTTVEAIDLEFLKQDFPKLLSSMKVGTERIQGIVQSLRNFSRLDEAELKAVNVHEGIESTLLILQNRLKSQTGSSTIEVIKDYGQLPLIECYPGQLNQVFMNLLSNAIDALEELTFNQQASTHNQLFQKTNLTIWIVTQVLADKTVSIHISDNGSGMDETVQGKLFDPFFTTKPVGKGTGLGLSISYQIVVGNHKGKLYCHSALGQGTEFVIEIPIHQSGRNYPASN from the coding sequence ATGAGCCAGCCATCTAAAAATCATCTATCCCAGCAACTACTGATGGGTTTTGGGATTTCTTTAGCAACGGTTGGCTTAACTACATTGGGATTAAACTACTTCTTGATTCAATCAAAACTGGAGCAGGAACTAGAACAACGCGGCCAATCAATTACCCAAGGGGTCGGGTTTTCCACAGAAGGATTAATCGAACTGGGAAATACGAGCATTATCAAGCGAGTGGTACAAAACTACGCCACACTACCAACGGTTATAGAAGTTGCTATTGTCAGTCCAAATGGACAAACCATAGCAAGGAGTGGAACAGAGCTACAAAACCCACCTTATGCTTCAATTCATCCAGAATTGGCTGATGTCCTAAAACAGTCTTCTGAAACAGGTTTGGAAGGGAGTTTTAGAATCACGATAGACGGTAAGCCAGCATTAGTTGAAATTTTGCCCTTTAGTAGTACACTGTTTGGTCAGGCAAACCGACGCGGGTTAGCGATCGCTATTCTGGATGTCCAAGAACTACAACAGCAAGCTTGGCAAACCCTCTCTACCTCTACCATTATCCTACTCATTGGGATGTCAGCAATTCTAGTACTGATGACAATCATGATTCAGCGATTTGTCTTACATCCACTCCAACGTTTGAATAAAGCCGTTACCGATAGTCACAGTATTGACCATTTTGTGATGCCCAGTGGATTGCCAAATAACGAAATTCAATTTCTTGCCCAGACAATTCAACAGGCAGCTACACGAGTAGAGGCTTATCAGCAACTTGAACAAGAAGTAGCGCAGCGAAAGCAAGCCCAAGCCGCTTTACTGGAGTCAGAAGCACAGCTACGGCAGCAAGCCCAAGATTTGGAGAAAGCCATCCAAGACTTGCAGCAAGCTCAAATGCGAATCATTCAAAGTGAGAAAATGTCTGCTTTAGGCAATTTGGTTGCGGGTGTTGCTCATGAAATTAACAATCCAGTCTGCTTTATTCACGGCAATCTGACTCATGTTAACAGGTACATTCAGGATTTACTACAATTAATCGACCTTTACCAACAACAATATCCTCATTCCGCAGAAATCATCCAGACAACAGTGGAAGCCATCGACCTCGAATTTCTTAAACAAGACTTTCCCAAACTGCTCAGTTCTATGAAAGTAGGAACAGAACGCATTCAGGGAATCGTGCAATCTTTACGCAATTTCTCCCGTCTGGATGAAGCTGAGTTGAAAGCAGTAAATGTGCATGAGGGCATTGAAAGTACGTTGCTGATCCTGCAAAACCGTCTCAAATCACAAACAGGCTCTTCCACAATTGAAGTAATTAAAGATTACGGTCAGTTACCCTTGATTGAGTGTTACCCTGGTCAACTCAATCAGGTGTTCATGAATCTTTTATCAAATGCGATCGATGCGTTAGAAGAGTTAACTTTTAACCAACAAGCTTCCACTCATAACCAATTATTCCAAAAAACCAATCTTACAATTTGGATTGTGACGCAAGTCTTGGCAGACAAAACTGTCTCAATTCACATTAGTGATAACGGTTCAGGGATGGATGAAACAGTACAAGGGAAGTTATTTGATCCCTTCTTTACTACTAAACCTGTCGGGAAAGGCACAGGCTTAGGCTTATCTATTAGTTATCAAATTGTAGTAGGCAATCATAAGGGCAAGCTGTACTGTCATTCTGCATTAGGACAGGGAACTGAATTTGTTATAGAAATTCCCATCCATCAGTCTGGTCGTAATTATCCTGCATCGAATTGA